The following proteins are encoded in a genomic region of Planctomycetia bacterium:
- a CDS encoding UvrD-helicase domain-containing protein, with amino-acid sequence MDDDPLLANLTAAQQEAVLHVDGPLLILAGPGSGKTRVVTHRIAHLMRTGIAPQRILALTFTNKAAEEMRRRVDRLAPGKPVWVSTFHRFCAKMLREHSRLVGLRENYTIYDTSDSQSTLKRTIAAIDFDTGHFTPQQIAHHISWAKNNLIPAAQYQPRPGHPLGAITAKIYPAYQEALLKANAVDFDDMLLHTALLLRDNPEIRTLLDARYRYILVDEYQDTNLAQYAIVRALSMDYPNLSVTGDPDQSIYGWRGANLSNILEFENDYPDVHVVRLEQNYRSTKAILRGAAMLIAHNKRRKEKDLFTDNGEGEAVRLTTYGSNREEADAIARTIAQAIRAGTRRARDFAVFYRVNALSRTLEFAFREANVPYQIINGVEFFQRSEIKDVMAYLRLLNNPDDDEAFLRIVNVPVRGIGKTTLKRLNEHATRKRKTLLNLASECRDLEGISKKAAGALGEFALLIDRLSRMISKPVEELMGHVLAETGYQQHLKESDAAEDEERLANVEELLTVARSYDEKNAGESSLEQFLEEVCLVSDTDFLDGEDDRVVLMTLHASKGLEFPVVFLTAVEHGLLPHERSKDNPDELEEERRLMFVGITRAQEELHLSMARYRDFRGQRRLTVPSQFLMELPVAEFERNEAAVRVWDNFAEYPSADDDTHEVHSDDEDAHDTAGANEEEDLSFDVTSFDAPTRPEPKLPAGTILKTAADLAGAPRSETPRPEGPAISPDLFHQGMAVRHPEYGIGKILALSGAGLRRMATVSFPAAGQRKFMISQSPLRPMKS; translated from the coding sequence ATGGACGACGATCCTCTGTTGGCGAACCTCACCGCAGCACAGCAAGAAGCGGTTTTGCACGTCGATGGTCCGCTCCTGATTCTCGCCGGGCCGGGGAGCGGCAAGACGCGCGTCGTCACGCATCGGATCGCGCACCTGATGCGCACCGGGATCGCGCCGCAGCGCATCCTCGCCCTGACGTTTACCAACAAAGCGGCCGAAGAGATGCGCCGCCGCGTCGACCGGCTGGCGCCCGGCAAGCCGGTTTGGGTCAGCACGTTTCATCGCTTCTGCGCGAAGATGCTTCGCGAACATAGTCGGCTCGTCGGGCTGCGCGAAAACTACACGATCTACGACACGTCCGATAGCCAGTCGACCTTGAAGCGGACCATCGCCGCGATCGATTTCGACACCGGGCACTTCACGCCGCAACAGATCGCACATCACATCAGTTGGGCCAAGAACAACTTGATTCCCGCGGCGCAATATCAGCCGCGCCCCGGCCATCCGCTCGGTGCGATCACGGCGAAGATTTATCCCGCCTATCAGGAAGCGCTGCTCAAGGCGAACGCCGTCGACTTCGACGACATGCTGCTCCACACGGCGTTGTTGCTGCGCGACAATCCCGAGATCCGCACGCTGCTCGACGCACGGTATCGCTACATTCTCGTCGACGAATACCAAGACACGAACCTGGCGCAGTATGCGATCGTGCGCGCGCTTTCGATGGACTATCCGAACTTGTCGGTGACGGGCGACCCGGACCAATCGATCTATGGCTGGCGCGGGGCGAACTTGAGCAACATTCTCGAATTCGAGAACGACTACCCGGACGTGCATGTCGTGCGGCTCGAGCAGAACTATCGGAGCACCAAGGCGATTCTGCGCGGCGCGGCGATGCTGATCGCGCACAACAAGCGCCGCAAGGAGAAAGACCTTTTCACCGACAACGGCGAAGGGGAGGCCGTTCGCCTCACGACCTACGGCAGCAATCGCGAAGAGGCCGATGCCATTGCCCGCACCATCGCCCAAGCCATTCGCGCGGGCACGCGCCGGGCTCGCGACTTCGCCGTGTTCTATCGCGTGAACGCGTTATCGCGAACGCTGGAATTCGCGTTTCGCGAGGCGAACGTGCCGTACCAGATCATCAACGGCGTCGAGTTCTTTCAGCGCTCCGAAATCAAAGACGTGATGGCGTATCTCCGGTTGCTCAACAACCCGGATGACGACGAAGCGTTTCTCCGGATCGTCAACGTGCCGGTGCGCGGCATCGGCAAGACGACCCTTAAGCGGCTGAACGAACATGCCACCAGGAAGCGCAAGACGCTGCTGAATTTGGCGAGCGAATGCCGCGACCTCGAAGGAATCTCGAAGAAGGCGGCCGGCGCACTCGGCGAGTTTGCGTTGCTGATCGATCGGCTCTCGCGCATGATCTCGAAGCCGGTCGAAGAACTGATGGGGCACGTGCTCGCCGAGACCGGCTATCAGCAACATCTCAAGGAATCGGATGCGGCCGAAGACGAAGAGCGGCTGGCGAATGTCGAAGAATTACTCACCGTGGCCCGCAGCTATGACGAAAAAAATGCGGGTGAATCCTCGCTGGAGCAGTTTCTCGAAGAAGTCTGCCTCGTCAGCGACACCGACTTTCTCGACGGCGAAGACGATCGCGTGGTACTGATGACGCTGCACGCCTCGAAAGGCTTGGAGTTTCCGGTCGTGTTCCTCACCGCCGTCGAGCATGGGCTGCTGCCGCACGAGCGCAGCAAAGACAATCCCGACGAGTTGGAAGAAGAGCGGCGGTTGATGTTCGTCGGCATAACGCGCGCGCAAGAAGAGTTGCATCTGAGCATGGCACGCTACCGCGACTTCCGCGGCCAGCGCCGGCTGACCGTGCCGAGCCAGTTTCTCATGGAGTTGCCGGTCGCGGAGTTCGAGCGCAACGAAGCGGCCGTGCGCGTGTGGGACAACTTCGCCGAATATCCTTCCGCCGACGACGACACGCACGAAGTCCATAGCGACGACGAAGATGCCCACGATACGGCCGGCGCGAACGAGGAGGAAGACTTGTCGTTCGACGTCACCTCGTTCGACGCACCGACTCGCCCGGAGCCGAAGCTCCCGGCGGGCACGATTCTGAAAACGGCCGCCGACTTAGCCGGGGCTCCACGCTCGGAAACGCCGCGACCGGAAGGGCCGGCGATCTCACCCGACTTGTTTCATCAAGGGATGGCCGTGCGGCATCCGGAGTATGGGATCGGCAAGATCCTCGCGCTCAGCGGCGCAGGCCTGCGCCGCATGGCAACGGTGTCGTTCCCCGCGGCGGGCCAGCGCAAGTTCATGATCTCGCAGAGCCCGCTCCGGCCGATGAAGTCGTAG